In Streptomyces sp. NBC_00704, a genomic segment contains:
- the cas5e gene encoding type I-E CRISPR-associated protein Cas5/CasD: MSGGLLLHLSGPLQSWGSDADFEVRSTYRWPTRSGLTGLLACCLGRPRDSDNTDLTELSYTIRVDRPGQREMDFHTIGGGYPRHLTPPTADGKFRKLGEGTILTQRWYLTDAAFTVAVTGPAPTLLGCTQALQRPRFAPYLGRRSCVPDTPILIRSDVSDPVAELDRLPLHRTPARYGAREPVTFLYDAAPEPGALPDTEVRDQPGPHRHFAGCPVWERQRPLPDADDAGRGTDWLTALTVYREAAAA, from the coding sequence GTGAGCGGCGGGCTCCTGCTCCACCTGTCCGGGCCCTTGCAGTCCTGGGGCTCGGACGCGGACTTCGAAGTGCGCAGCACTTACCGCTGGCCCACCCGCTCCGGCCTCACTGGACTGCTTGCCTGCTGCCTGGGCCGACCCCGCGACAGCGACAACACCGACCTCACCGAGCTGTCCTACACCATCCGGGTGGACCGGCCGGGTCAGCGGGAGATGGACTTCCACACCATCGGCGGCGGCTACCCCCGCCATCTCACCCCGCCCACCGCCGACGGCAAGTTCCGCAAGCTGGGGGAGGGCACCATCCTCACCCAGCGCTGGTACCTGACGGACGCCGCCTTCACCGTCGCCGTCACCGGGCCCGCGCCCACCCTCCTCGGGTGCACCCAGGCCCTCCAACGTCCCCGGTTCGCCCCCTACCTGGGGCGCCGTTCCTGCGTTCCGGACACCCCGATCCTCATCCGGTCCGACGTGAGCGACCCGGTGGCCGAACTCGACCGCCTGCCACTGCACCGCACCCCAGCGCGGTACGGCGCCCGAGAGCCGGTGACGTTCCTCTACGACGCCGCCCCCGAGCCCGGAGCCCTGCCGGACACGGAGGTCCGCGACCAGCCCGGCCCGCACCGCCACTTCGCGGGCTGCCCCGTGTGGGAGCGGCAACGCCCGCTGCCCGATGCCGACGATGCGGGCCGGGGCACGGACTGGCTCACCGCACTGACCGTCTATCGAGAGGCAGCCGCCGCATGA
- the casA gene encoding type I-E CRISPR-associated protein Cse1/CasA codes for MRAFIAADQPCVTLVFRRDADPEELAALVPKAEPGGRRGVGLRTALLAAHAVADLEVANPAVESMLRRLLTALAVRAGGLDVSDRDVWEERFDGLLSAGRFDAGAVNTYFDRWRHRFDLYDPHRPFLQDPRLAAECSRQAPPGKLVMPRPSGSNQPWLDRTPQEVPVPSGEALGWLLAWRGYGPSGTGAQRRHGGVNSKNMKAAPLRALVSFHPLGGSLFTSLVLSCPPPTGGEDPAQDLAPWEREELEDPLLPSPVCGPVSLLTGRSAHHVLLSADETGAETTGCWVAWATRTDLPAARDPFVIARAKGGPVRASWRRALLRDFDAFIHAKNPAAAGVKGQILPAWLSAFADLPEEVLDGLGPVRVRALGCHQEKQEKDEHWYAVTTPASIAAFLPSRHPQRAARVADTRRAAEGAAADLARALRTAWKQLAPGEKSCPWADEATGAYWDRAEVLFWPAISHDSAEVPRFRGLALEIYDAITRSAATTPQGLHPVAQARTQLTHPRTPGRRAKAA; via the coding sequence TTGCGTGCTTTCATCGCGGCTGACCAGCCGTGCGTCACGCTGGTGTTCCGTCGGGACGCGGATCCCGAGGAGTTGGCGGCCTTGGTGCCGAAGGCTGAGCCTGGTGGTCGCCGAGGAGTCGGTCTGCGCACGGCACTTCTGGCCGCTCATGCTGTGGCGGACCTTGAGGTGGCGAACCCGGCGGTGGAGTCGATGCTGCGGCGCCTTCTGACCGCGCTCGCGGTCCGCGCCGGCGGCCTTGATGTGTCCGACCGGGATGTGTGGGAGGAGCGCTTCGACGGGCTGCTGTCGGCGGGCCGGTTCGATGCGGGGGCCGTGAACACGTACTTCGACCGGTGGCGGCACCGGTTCGATCTCTATGATCCGCACCGGCCGTTCCTCCAGGATCCGCGTCTTGCGGCGGAGTGTTCGCGCCAGGCGCCGCCCGGGAAACTGGTGATGCCGAGGCCGTCGGGATCGAACCAGCCGTGGCTGGACCGGACGCCGCAGGAGGTGCCCGTACCGTCGGGCGAGGCACTGGGCTGGCTGCTCGCCTGGCGCGGCTACGGCCCGTCGGGCACGGGGGCCCAGCGCCGGCACGGCGGCGTGAACTCCAAGAACATGAAGGCCGCGCCATTGCGGGCGCTGGTGTCCTTCCACCCGCTGGGCGGGAGTCTGTTCACCTCACTCGTCCTGTCGTGCCCCCCGCCGACTGGAGGAGAAGATCCGGCACAGGATCTCGCGCCGTGGGAGCGTGAGGAACTCGAAGACCCCCTGCTGCCATCCCCCGTGTGCGGACCCGTCTCGCTGCTGACCGGCCGGAGTGCCCACCATGTCCTGCTGTCTGCGGACGAGACGGGAGCAGAGACGACAGGCTGCTGGGTGGCCTGGGCCACGCGGACGGATCTGCCCGCGGCCCGGGATCCGTTCGTCATCGCCCGCGCCAAGGGCGGTCCGGTGCGGGCGAGTTGGCGCCGTGCCCTACTGAGGGATTTCGACGCCTTCATCCACGCGAAGAACCCCGCCGCGGCGGGCGTCAAGGGGCAGATTCTTCCGGCATGGCTGTCCGCGTTCGCCGACCTTCCTGAGGAAGTCCTTGACGGGCTGGGGCCGGTGCGCGTGCGAGCGCTGGGCTGCCACCAGGAGAAACAGGAGAAGGACGAACACTGGTACGCCGTGACGACCCCGGCGAGCATCGCCGCGTTTCTTCCTTCCCGGCATCCGCAACGCGCCGCCCGCGTGGCCGACACCCGCAGAGCGGCGGAGGGCGCGGCGGCCGATCTGGCCAGGGCGCTGCGTACGGCGTGGAAGCAATTGGCGCCCGGTGAGAAGTCCTGCCCGTGGGCGGATGAGGCGACTGGGGCGTACTGGGACCGCGCCGAGGTGCTGTTCTGGCCGGCGATCAGCCACGACAGCGCCGAGGTGCCCCGGTTTCGCGGCCTGGCCCTGGAGATCTACGACGCCATCACCCGGTCGGCTGCGACCACCCCGCAGGGATTGCACCCGGTGGCCCAGGCCCGCACCCAGCTCACCCATCCCCGCACTCCTGGAAGGAGGGCGAAGGCCGCGTGA
- the cas7e gene encoding type I-E CRISPR-associated protein Cas7/Cse4/CasC, with protein sequence MINFGPGSLHVDLHLIQSYPYSNLNRDRQGAPKSARYGGVMRARNSSQNGKRHTRTAVEKAVGIRALRTRGVPQAVAKRLGARGWQPELALAAGQMLILAAGVKGLGIADSGGTNALLFLPESALDELADLADGHRGDITQAVYDIEAEAVKAAKRTTRRKADADLEPAADDEEEPAVGEGSPLARYAAKILPKAAVLTILQSRNASVAAFGRMLANEAGSIVDGAVQMAHGLSTHAASTQLDYFTAVDDILDEEGTERGAGHMGDQRYTSATFYRYTSLNLTELVRNLDGDTQTAQAVLAEFMRAFITTVLPAKASGTAPFTVPHLTYAALRSDRPVSLVGAYETPVPDSAEGYLPRSMQRLNDHARAHHRFLGTGGLITHAHSGLTDDAFDALGDRLDGLDELITRVSDTVTKELA encoded by the coding sequence GTGATCAACTTCGGCCCCGGAAGCCTGCACGTCGACCTCCACCTGATTCAGTCGTACCCGTACTCCAATCTGAACCGCGACCGGCAGGGTGCCCCGAAGTCCGCGCGCTACGGCGGCGTGATGCGCGCCCGCAATTCATCGCAGAACGGCAAGCGGCACACCCGTACGGCTGTGGAGAAGGCGGTCGGTATCCGGGCGTTGCGAACCCGCGGCGTGCCACAGGCCGTCGCTAAGCGGCTGGGAGCCCGCGGCTGGCAGCCGGAACTGGCCCTGGCTGCGGGGCAGATGTTGATTCTGGCGGCCGGGGTGAAGGGGCTGGGCATCGCTGACTCCGGTGGCACCAACGCCCTGCTGTTCTTGCCGGAGAGCGCACTGGACGAACTGGCAGACCTCGCCGACGGCCATCGCGGCGACATCACCCAGGCGGTCTACGACATTGAGGCCGAGGCGGTGAAGGCGGCGAAGAGGACCACCCGCAGGAAGGCGGACGCCGACCTGGAACCGGCAGCGGACGACGAGGAAGAGCCCGCCGTCGGTGAGGGCAGCCCACTGGCCAGGTACGCGGCCAAGATCCTGCCGAAGGCGGCGGTGCTCACGATCCTTCAGTCGAGGAACGCCTCGGTCGCCGCCTTCGGCCGCATGCTCGCCAACGAGGCGGGCTCCATCGTGGACGGCGCGGTGCAGATGGCGCACGGACTGAGCACCCACGCGGCCAGCACCCAGCTGGACTACTTCACGGCGGTCGACGACATCCTCGATGAGGAGGGCACCGAGCGCGGCGCCGGGCACATGGGGGACCAGCGCTACACCTCGGCCACCTTCTACCGCTACACCTCCTTGAACCTCACCGAACTCGTTCGCAACCTCGACGGCGACACCCAGACCGCCCAGGCCGTACTCGCGGAGTTCATGCGCGCCTTCATCACCACGGTCCTGCCGGCCAAAGCCTCCGGCACCGCCCCGTTCACCGTGCCGCACCTGACCTACGCCGCACTGCGGTCGGACCGCCCGGTCAGCCTGGTCGGCGCGTACGAGACCCCGGTGCCCGACAGCGCCGAGGGCTACCTGCCCCGCTCCATGCAGCGGCTGAACGACCACGCCAGGGCACACCACCGCTTCCTGGGCACTGGGGGACTGATCACCCACGCCCACAGCGGCCTGACTGACGATGCCTTCGACGCGCTGGGCGACCGCCTCGACGGCCTGGACGAGCTGATCACCCGCGTGAGCGACACCGTCACCAAGGAGCTGGCGTGA
- the cas3 gene encoding CRISPR-associated helicase Cas3' — translation MSALFEPRLWGKERGLTHPYPLGCHAIDAAVMAAALWDRYLTPRQRTVIADGWGLTEPEARSFVICLAGLHDLGKITPGFQGCAPGAGPLTGEPGYEPTPANVSSPSHQRATHLVLPELLHRLHRLPLNGRPTRGAAHQIGQLLGGHHGTYPIALSHQGSELTCPLASAPGLGEKAWDEQREHLMHLIYDLFGTPTWPTPPATGPAAAVTTGLVILADWLVSQLSWIRARQRRWDRDRTHDWHAHARRARRAAPKTLREAQLVPPTWQRTRSFRNLFPHLRGKTPHPLQTSLAQSLPALAKNGPGLLLITAPPGEGKTECALFAERIMGPSAGTKGLAFLLPTMATTDAMWARVRAHARANCRTPPPITLLHAMAWLDADYTPDQLATATSSPDIVAEWLRGRHRGFLAGIAVGTWDQAALAVLPHRFMALRWLGLSGKTVIIDEVHAYDAHGHALTLRLLEWLGALGVPVVLLSATVTGDTAAALIHAYRRGAGHHDTPPITPSYPGWTYTDHTTGTITTSPTLGSNRAHPLNIDTITCTHTHNPDRARGRARAVLNLLAPLEQAHKGCALIICNTVADAQATRDLLDTTWATSTDRPLVRILHARMPARQRAAITRRLQRWTGPNGKRPNRPFVVITTQVAEQSLDVDFDLVVSDLAPLALLLQRAGRGHRHPRTDRPTWANTPRLAVLIPAGQLPPPAWGDVYPASLLRRTRDLLTTLDGEPVNVPQDVQRLVDQVYGPEFAGADDTARLADDTQRAATARLTAIPAPAAVRDLHPLTNTDEHPDQIATRLGAESVRILPTYLTPDGNHWLHPTHYTPRTALPQHIDPNDRHTIRQLMQATIPINSQWLTSRDPTTHTPDNWSHIPGLRDLILLPHPVTRTAINPYRAAGRAISLDPQNGLVRH, via the coding sequence GTGTCCGCTCTGTTCGAGCCCCGGCTGTGGGGCAAGGAACGCGGTCTTACCCACCCGTATCCGCTGGGCTGCCACGCCATCGACGCCGCCGTGATGGCGGCAGCCCTGTGGGACCGCTACCTCACCCCCCGCCAGCGCACGGTCATCGCCGACGGCTGGGGACTGACCGAGCCCGAGGCCCGCTCCTTCGTCATCTGCCTCGCCGGCCTCCACGACCTCGGCAAGATCACTCCCGGCTTCCAGGGCTGCGCGCCGGGCGCCGGTCCGCTCACCGGAGAACCCGGATACGAACCCACACCCGCCAACGTCAGCAGTCCGAGCCACCAGCGGGCTACCCACCTTGTCCTGCCGGAACTCCTGCACCGCCTGCACCGTCTGCCGCTCAACGGCCGTCCCACCCGCGGTGCGGCCCACCAGATCGGCCAGCTCCTCGGCGGCCACCACGGCACCTACCCGATCGCCCTCTCCCATCAGGGCAGCGAACTCACCTGCCCGCTCGCCTCCGCACCCGGCTTGGGGGAGAAGGCGTGGGACGAGCAGCGCGAACACCTCATGCACCTCATTTACGACCTCTTCGGCACCCCCACCTGGCCCACCCCCCCGGCCACCGGCCCCGCCGCAGCGGTCACCACCGGCCTGGTGATCCTGGCCGACTGGCTCGTCTCCCAACTGTCCTGGATCCGCGCCCGCCAGCGCCGCTGGGACCGCGACCGTACCCACGACTGGCACGCCCACGCACGCCGTGCCCGCCGCGCCGCTCCCAAGACACTGCGCGAAGCCCAACTCGTCCCACCCACCTGGCAACGCACCCGCAGCTTCCGCAACCTCTTCCCCCACCTGCGCGGCAAGACCCCGCACCCCCTTCAGACCAGCCTCGCCCAGTCCCTCCCAGCCCTGGCGAAGAACGGCCCCGGACTACTGCTGATCACCGCTCCGCCCGGCGAGGGCAAAACCGAATGTGCCCTGTTCGCCGAACGCATCATGGGGCCGTCTGCCGGCACCAAGGGCCTGGCCTTCCTGCTGCCGACCATGGCCACCACCGACGCCATGTGGGCCCGGGTCCGCGCACACGCCCGCGCCAACTGCCGTACTCCGCCCCCCATCACGCTGCTGCACGCGATGGCCTGGCTGGACGCCGACTACACCCCTGACCAGCTCGCCACCGCCACCAGCAGCCCGGACATCGTGGCCGAATGGCTGCGCGGCCGCCACCGCGGCTTCCTCGCCGGCATCGCCGTCGGCACCTGGGACCAGGCCGCCCTCGCCGTCCTCCCGCACCGCTTCATGGCCCTGCGCTGGCTCGGCCTGTCCGGCAAGACCGTCATCATCGACGAGGTTCACGCCTACGACGCCCACGGCCACGCGCTGACCCTGCGCCTGCTCGAATGGCTCGGCGCACTCGGCGTCCCCGTCGTTCTGCTGTCCGCCACCGTCACCGGCGACACCGCCGCCGCCCTCATCCACGCCTACCGCCGCGGCGCCGGACACCACGACACCCCACCGATCACCCCCAGCTACCCCGGCTGGACCTACACCGACCACACCACCGGAACCATCACCACCTCACCCACCCTCGGCTCCAACCGAGCCCACCCGCTCAACATCGACACCATCACCTGCACCCACACCCACAACCCGGACCGCGCACGAGGTCGCGCCCGCGCCGTCCTCAACCTCCTCGCCCCCCTCGAACAGGCCCACAAGGGCTGCGCGTTGATCATCTGCAACACCGTCGCCGACGCCCAGGCCACCCGCGACCTTCTCGACACCACCTGGGCGACCAGCACCGACCGGCCCCTCGTACGGATCCTGCACGCCCGGATGCCCGCCCGGCAGCGCGCCGCAATCACCCGCCGCCTCCAACGGTGGACCGGCCCCAACGGCAAACGCCCCAACCGGCCATTCGTCGTGATCACCACTCAGGTCGCCGAACAGTCCCTCGACGTCGACTTCGACCTCGTCGTCAGCGACCTCGCCCCCCTCGCCCTCCTCCTCCAGCGAGCCGGCCGCGGCCACCGCCACCCCCGCACCGACCGCCCCACCTGGGCGAACACCCCACGCCTGGCTGTCCTCATCCCCGCTGGCCAACTCCCTCCTCCTGCCTGGGGAGACGTCTACCCGGCCTCCCTCCTGCGCCGCACCCGCGACCTCCTCACCACCCTCGACGGCGAACCGGTCAACGTTCCGCAAGACGTCCAACGCCTCGTCGACCAGGTCTACGGACCCGAGTTCGCGGGCGCCGACGACACGGCCCGCCTCGCCGACGACACCCAACGCGCCGCCACGGCCCGCCTCACCGCCATCCCCGCCCCGGCAGCCGTCCGCGACCTGCACCCCCTCACCAACACCGACGAACACCCCGACCAGATCGCCACCCGACTCGGCGCCGAGAGCGTCCGCATCCTGCCCACCTACCTCACCCCCGACGGCAACCACTGGCTCCACCCCACCCACTACACCCCGCGAACCGCCCTGCCCCAGCACATCGACCCCAACGACCGCCACACCATCCGCCAACTCATGCAGGCCACCATCCCCATCAACAGCCAATGGCTCACCAGCCGCGACCCCACCACCCACACCCCCGACAACTGGTCCCACATCCCCGGCCTACGCGACCTCATCCTGCTCCCCCACCCGGTCACACGCACCGCCATCAACCCCTACCGGGCAGCAGGAAGAGCCATCAGCCTCGACCCACAGAACGGCCTCGTACGCCACTGA
- the cas6e gene encoding type I-E CRISPR-associated protein Cas6/Cse3/CasE, protein MTTAPTAVTQTVHLARLHLEARSRVVHRDLKDATRLHATVQALFPDALGPAPRTATNTLYRIEREQAGALLLIQSTLPINRNALPSGYASQVEYRDLGPLLNWVGEGRVVRFRIDANPIKSVPVPGARRGRRVPVSGEDALAWWERQAGRAGLANQLVLDLPQPDVLGSRTDAKGIRLRAMRFEGVATVTDPEALRTAITTGIGQGRAYGLGLLSIAPYRP, encoded by the coding sequence ATGACCACCGCCCCCACGGCCGTCACCCAGACGGTGCACCTGGCCCGGCTCCACCTTGAAGCCCGCAGTCGTGTCGTCCACCGTGACCTCAAGGACGCCACCCGCCTGCACGCCACCGTCCAGGCCCTGTTCCCCGACGCCCTCGGACCCGCCCCCAGGACGGCCACGAACACCCTTTACCGCATCGAGCGCGAGCAGGCCGGTGCGCTGCTGCTGATCCAGTCCACGCTGCCCATCAACCGCAACGCCCTGCCCTCCGGCTACGCCAGCCAGGTCGAATACCGCGACCTGGGCCCGCTGCTCAACTGGGTTGGCGAAGGCCGCGTCGTGCGGTTCCGGATCGACGCCAACCCGATCAAGAGCGTGCCGGTGCCCGGTGCCCGGCGCGGCAGGCGCGTGCCCGTCTCGGGCGAGGATGCCCTGGCCTGGTGGGAGCGCCAAGCCGGCCGGGCGGGACTGGCCAACCAACTCGTCCTCGACCTCCCGCAGCCCGACGTGCTCGGCTCTCGCACTGATGCCAAGGGGATCCGGTTGCGTGCGATGCGCTTCGAGGGCGTCGCTACCGTCACCGACCCCGAGGCCCTGCGTACCGCGATCACCACCGGCATCGGCCAGGGCCGCGCCTACGGCCTGGGCCTGCTGTCCATCGCCCCCTACCGCCCCTGA
- the casB gene encoding type I-E CRISPR-associated protein Cse2/CasB: MTTESPPAPSAKKNPLESFERFMRTVRNACATPGGRAALRDGLAEELTSPWRLYMHLLPAGGIPAYAPTRGAELPYLLVACLYAVHDAPNPRTAKSNPPPVAKPAEVWQNLGWSYGRAARTGSMRRENAADALSHLAELGSEDLYRELPGAISLLRSQQIPVKWPVLLRDLTRWPKWADDVRVEWARAYHIPTVRTAEEKTK, translated from the coding sequence GTGACCACCGAGTCCCCGCCCGCCCCGTCGGCCAAGAAGAACCCGCTGGAGTCGTTCGAGCGGTTCATGCGCACCGTCCGTAACGCGTGCGCCACCCCGGGCGGCCGGGCCGCCTTGCGTGACGGCCTGGCCGAGGAACTCACCTCCCCATGGCGGCTGTACATGCATCTGCTGCCCGCCGGAGGGATCCCGGCCTACGCGCCCACCCGCGGGGCCGAACTCCCGTATTTGCTCGTGGCCTGCCTGTACGCGGTCCACGACGCCCCCAACCCCCGTACGGCGAAGTCGAACCCGCCGCCTGTGGCGAAACCGGCGGAGGTGTGGCAGAACCTGGGCTGGTCCTACGGCCGCGCCGCACGCACGGGTTCGATGCGCCGGGAGAACGCCGCCGATGCACTGTCGCACCTGGCCGAACTCGGCAGCGAGGACCTGTACCGAGAGCTTCCCGGCGCGATCTCGCTGCTGCGCTCGCAGCAGATCCCCGTCAAGTGGCCGGTGCTGCTGCGAGATCTGACCCGCTGGCCGAAGTGGGCGGACGACGTCCGCGTCGAATGGGCCCGCGCCTACCACATCCCCACCGTTCGCACCGCTGAGGAGAAGACCAAGTGA